A stretch of DNA from Leptospira hartskeerlii:
GCTTACGATTCGATTACGGAAAAATGGAAAATAAAAGAAGAAACCTTAGAACTTTCTCATAGAAAGGCCGCCTTAGAAAAAATCTACGAATCGAATCCAAAATGGAAAACATATCTAAAAGAATCCAATGTTTTCAGTTCTAGCATCTACCAAACGAATCCGGATGATCATATGTTCGTATTTTTTACGGATGATGTAATTCTGCTCAGACCGATCTATGGGATCGTAAATTTGGGCTGGGGGATCGGAAATTTTGCTATAGGAATATTCACTAGTCCGTTTGACAAAGGAAGAAGAGCGCAAAACGGATTACAATCCGCGTTCTTCTCCTTGCCTGAATTAGTATTTTTTAATATTCGAAAAGGTTCCTTTCCAGGTGCAAAACCTCTTCGTTCAGAAAGAAGATCAGAGCCTTAGAAGTAAATAACTGGAATCGTCCCTGAATTCTCTAGTAGGCAAACTTACCTTACTGAAAGTGTTGATTGCTTCTTGGTAATCTTCTATACTTAAACCTTTTTTTCGGACATCTTCCAGCTCTTTAAATAGAGGACTGGAAAGACTGTTCAATAGTCCGTCACTGTATAAGAATAAAACATCTCCAGACTCATAAGGGATCTCATGAGACTCGAATTCTAAAGCGTCCATAATCCCAAGTAGCTGACCCGATTTTTCGTTTAGGAGTTTTTGCCCGGCAGCCTGGTATAAGACAGGAAAAGGATGACCTCCCCTTGCATAACAGATTGTCTTTTTTCCCAGATCGATCACCGCAACTGCAGCAGTAAGACTATGAGTCCCTATTTCTTGGGCAAGTTCCAGGTTCATTCTTTTCAGAACATGAGAAGGGTCCTGGTTTTCTTTGTAAGCTTCTCTTGCTATGCTCGTCATGAGAAGTCCGATGAGTCCGGAAGTCACTCCATGATCCTCAATATCTCCGAGAAGGACCATTACCTTGTTCTCAATTTTAGAAAGTACATAAAAGTCCCCGCTCACGTAAGAAGCCGGGGTATTGTCCACTACTACTTCCAGGGGGGAAATTACCGGAACGGAAAGGATCTTTTTCTGGATCTTAGAGGCAAGCCTCAGATCTCGCATGATATTTTCGTCCCTCGCTTCCTTCTCCTTTAGTAAAGTATAATAGTCTAATGCTCTTTGGACCGCTATGCGGACCGTTTGGAGGGAGAACGGTTTTAAAAGAAAATCAGATGCTTTATGAGTGAGAGAAGTCACCACATTATTGATATCCCTTTCGCCGGTCATCATGATGACTTGGGTGGCGGGATTCAAATTTTTGAAATAAGGTAGGACGTCCAACCCGCTGGTTTTAGGCATGTGGATGTCCAGGAAGACGATAGGATTGGTTTCTTTTTCGAAATACTCCTTACCCTTCTCCACTGAATCAAAAAAAGTAGAATTGTAACCTAATTTGGAGAGAAGAATTTCCAGCGCCTCTCCTACGTCCCGATCGTCGTCTATGATCAGAATTTCAGGTTTAATCGTAATTGATGTCATCTAATCGATCCTAGAAAATTCCCGGGTCTCGGAAATTCTGGCAACCATAGAATCATACTGTTCGTCGAACAAGGATTTTTCGAGAAACGGATTGGTCGCGGACACCATTTCTCCGTAACTCCAAGAGTATACTGCAGAGGTCTGACGATCTAAAATTTTTCCGGAATGGATGGCTCCGGAGAGAGATCTCAGATTTTCTTTTTTAAAACATCTGAGTAGTGCCCTAAATTCTCCTTCTTTTTCAGGAGATAAATATCTGAAATTTTTATGAAATAGCACTGCGTCGTGAAAATATTCGGGAATATTGAAAGCGCCCGCGGCCCCAATCTTTCCGGAAAGTAAACGGATAAAAGAAGTGATCTCGTTCATGATATTCAGACCGGGATATTCTTGGCCTTCGAATAACTTTTTCTTTTCTCCTAATTTCCCAAGTTTTACGTTTTGGCTTAAGAGCCAATCTATATAGATCATCGGAAAAGATTCGTTAATCTTTTTAAAAAGAAAGTCGGAAAATTTTAGTCTCATATGGACCAAGGTTTCGTTCTCTTCGGTTTTGATATAGATCCGATTATCTACTTCCGAAATTCCATGGATCTCTAATTTAGTTTTTTGGAATCCTCTGAACTGTAACATTTCGAACATTCCGGATTGTTCCAAAAGTTCCTGCACATCCTTAGTGGAAAATCGATTGAATAGAGTATCTTCTATCCCTAAATGTGTTTTGAATTCTCTGTTTACATCGATAAGACCTAATGCCTCTGGATCGATATAACTCTGGCCTGATGCGGATTTATCTGAACCGGAAAATATGCTCATGTAATTAAATTAAAGAAGCGAAAACCCTGATCGTATTAAAATGGATACGGACAGTGTCATGGAAATTTCTTGCGTAACCGCCTGCTGGCATAACCACCACAGGGATTTCCAAAGAATCCGCAAAAGTTTTTACCATTTTATCTCTTGCCTTCAAACCGTCGAAAGTAAGCTTCAGATCCCCCAAAGAATCGTCCTCGAAAGGATCCGCACCCGCAAAATAATAGATCAGATCCGGTTTGAATTCTCTTTGGATCTTCTCCAAACCTTCTTGCAAACGAGTAAGATAAGCTTTATCACCTGTCCCTTTATCCAAAGGTATATCCAGATTGGACTCCTCTTTTTTAGGATATAAATCTTCTTGGTGCATGGAAAAAGTCCAAACCGAACGATCTCCATGGAAAATTCTAGCGTTCCCGTTTCCTTGATGAAGATCCAAATCTATAAATAAAACCTTTCTTTCCGGATGTTTTTGCAGATAAAGTTTTGCGGCGATTGCAGCATCGTTCAGATAGCAAAATCCTTCTGCGCGATCCGGCATACTATGATGGAAACCTCCACCGATATGATACACGTATTTATAATTTTCGGTCATCTCCGTCGCGAGAATGGTCCCACCCACTCCTAAACAAAAACTTCTGACCATGGTTTGGTTGAGGGGAAGTTCCGAATACATGGTCCTGTCCGTATATCTCAAATTCATAAAATCGGAAATAAACTCGGGAGTATGGACTAGGCTTAATTCTTCGGCTCCGACAGGTGCAGGCTGAAGGGCAGGCAAAGAAGAAAGTTTCGGATCTTCCTTGACTTGATTGTATATCATTGCGTATTTACGTGCGGGGAATACGTGGGGACCCAGGTCCATATTGTATTCCGGATGATAAACTAAAGCGAGCCGTTCTAACAGTTGGCGCAATTGGGTGTGCCTTTTTTTTCCCAAGCTTACCCTTCCGTTTCGCCCCGTAAAGAACGAAATAGCATTCTTAAATACGTCCAAATTTTCGGAGGTTCCCATTCATGTTTAGCCCGGAAAAAAAAACCAAAATGGTCTGCACCATCGGTCCTTCTTCCTCAGATGAAAATATTATCACCGCACTTCTCCGAGCCGGAATGGACATCGCGAGAATGAATTTCTCTCACGGCACTCACGAAGTTCACAAAAAAGTTTTTGAAACTTTACGAAAATGCGAATCCGAGTCCGGCGTTCCTCTCGGCATCATGGCGGATCTGCAGGGACCAAAAATCAGAACCGGAAAACTCCGGGTTCCCCAAGTCGAATTAGAAAAGGGAAACAAGATCAGACTTTTACCCGACGCGGAATATTTAGGGGACTCCGAGGCGGTCGGCACTACCTACCCTGCCATGATAGAAGATCTTCGTTCGGGAGACAAACTTTTAGTAGATGACGGTAAACTCGTACTAGAAGTCGAATCCAAATCAAGCAAAGAAGCCGTTTTAAAAGTTATAATAGGAGGAATTCTAAAAAGCAACAAAGGAATTAATTTACCGGGAACTCCTATCTCCGCGCCCGCACTTTCCGAAAAAGATCTACTAGATCTGAAGTTTGCACTAAATTTAGGAGTAGATTACGTCGCATTAAGTTTTGTAAGACGCGCCTCGGACTTAGAACTTGCCCGCGAAATGATGAGAGGGACCCAAACCGGACTCATAGCCAAAATAGAGAGGCCGGAAGCAATCCGTAATATAGACGAAATTTTAGAAGCCGCAGACGGGATCATGATCGCAAGAGGAGACCTGGGAGTAGAAGTGGAAACAGAAAGAGTTCCGGTCTTACAAAAAGAACTCATCTATAAAGCAAACAGAGCAGGTAAACCTGTAATCACAGCCACTCAAATGTTGGAATCCATGGTGGACAATCCGAGACCAACCAGAGCGGAAGCGAGCGATGTTGCAAATGCAGTCATGGACGGAACAGACGCAGTCATGTTGTCCGGCGAATCAGCGAGCGGAAAATATCCTGTGGAATCCGCAGAGATGATGGCAAAGATCCTAAGAGAAACTGAAAACTTAGATCGTATTTATGAAATTCATTGGAACTTAAAAAAATCCGAATTAGAAATAGAAAGAGCAGCACTCGGTTCCGCCGCAAGAGAGATCGCACATAGTATCAATGCAAAAGCAATCGTGAATTTTACAAGAAGTGGATATTCTGCTTTGATCACTTCGGAAATGAGACCTAAGGTCCCTATCCTCTCTTTTACTCCTTACTTGGCCACCGCAAGAAAGATGAAATTATATCGTGGTGTCCAACCTTACGTTATGCCATTTATGGAAACCTTTTTTGATATGATCCGCTATATGGAAACAAAACTTCCGGAAGATGGAATGTTAACGCCGGGAGATATAGTAGTCATTCTTTCCGGCGCACCGGGCGGAGAAGCGAAATCCGTGGACTTTTTACAAATTTATAAAATACGATAGAGGGACGATCATGATCAAATATATTCTAAGCTGGTTCCTTCTTCTTTTAGCTGCACTATTAAACGCTGCAATCCGAGAATTAGCCTATAAAGATTTTTTCGAAGAACATCTCTCTCACCAGATCTCCGTTTTTACAGGGCTCTTTCTTATCTCCATACCGATATTGTATATTTCCAGAAAATGGCCCTTTAAAGACAGAGTTCAAGCTTTCGTCGTCGGACTTATCTGGTGTTTTATGACGGATCTTTTCGAATTCTTAATGTTTTTTCGAGTTTCTGAAAATCCATATAAGGCTTTTCTAAAGGTCCATAATATTTTCGCAGGGGAATATTGGATCTTGATCCTAATTTGGCTCGTGATCTGTCCTATACTGTTTTACAGATCCGATTCCAGATCGATCAAGATAAATTAAAGAATACGAATTCCAGCCTCTGCAAATTCTTTCAGGACTT
This window harbors:
- the pyk gene encoding pyruvate kinase is translated as MFSPEKKTKMVCTIGPSSSDENIITALLRAGMDIARMNFSHGTHEVHKKVFETLRKCESESGVPLGIMADLQGPKIRTGKLRVPQVELEKGNKIRLLPDAEYLGDSEAVGTTYPAMIEDLRSGDKLLVDDGKLVLEVESKSSKEAVLKVIIGGILKSNKGINLPGTPISAPALSEKDLLDLKFALNLGVDYVALSFVRRASDLELAREMMRGTQTGLIAKIERPEAIRNIDEILEAADGIMIARGDLGVEVETERVPVLQKELIYKANRAGKPVITATQMLESMVDNPRPTRAEASDVANAVMDGTDAVMLSGESASGKYPVESAEMMAKILRETENLDRIYEIHWNLKKSELEIERAALGSAAREIAHSINAKAIVNFTRSGYSALITSEMRPKVPILSFTPYLATARKMKLYRGVQPYVMPFMETFFDMIRYMETKLPEDGMLTPGDIVVILSGAPGGEAKSVDFLQIYKIR
- a CDS encoding SpoIIE family protein phosphatase, producing the protein MTSITIKPEILIIDDDRDVGEALEILLSKLGYNSTFFDSVEKGKEYFEKETNPIVFLDIHMPKTSGLDVLPYFKNLNPATQVIMMTGERDINNVVTSLTHKASDFLLKPFSLQTVRIAVQRALDYYTLLKEKEARDENIMRDLRLASKIQKKILSVPVISPLEVVVDNTPASYVSGDFYVLSKIENKVMVLLGDIEDHGVTSGLIGLLMTSIAREAYKENQDPSHVLKRMNLELAQEIGTHSLTAAVAVIDLGKKTICYARGGHPFPVLYQAAGQKLLNEKSGQLLGIMDALEFESHEIPYESGDVLFLYSDGLLNSLSSPLFKELEDVRKKGLSIEDYQEAINTFSKVSLPTREFRDDSSYLLLRL
- a CDS encoding histone deacetylase family protein, which produces MDLGPHVFPARKYAMIYNQVKEDPKLSSLPALQPAPVGAEELSLVHTPEFISDFMNLRYTDRTMYSELPLNQTMVRSFCLGVGGTILATEMTENYKYVYHIGGGFHHSMPDRAEGFCYLNDAAIAAKLYLQKHPERKVLFIDLDLHQGNGNARIFHGDRSVWTFSMHQEDLYPKKEESNLDIPLDKGTGDKAYLTRLQEGLEKIQREFKPDLIYYFAGADPFEDDSLGDLKLTFDGLKARDKMVKTFADSLEIPVVVMPAGGYARNFHDTVRIHFNTIRVFASLI